A DNA window from Pyrus communis chromosome 3, drPyrComm1.1, whole genome shotgun sequence contains the following coding sequences:
- the LOC137730034 gene encoding probable glutathione S-transferase parC isoform X2 — MAGKVVVLGFWTSMFGERSRIALEEKGVKYVYRQEDLSNKSPLLLQMNPVHKKIPVLIHNGKPVCESLIIVQYIDEVWKDQAASLLPLDPYDRARARFWADLIDKKFHVAGRKIWSIKGEEHEAAKKEFIEILKQLERELGDKPYLGGERFGFLDIALIGFYNYFYVFESRGNLSMEAECPKIVAWANRCLLRESASKSVADPKKV; from the exons ATGGCGGGCAAGGTTGTAGTTTTGGGATTCTGGACCAGCATGTTTGGGGAGAGGTCCAGAATAGCCCTGGAAGAGa AAGGTGTCAAGTATGTGTACAGACAGGAGGACTTGTCGAACAAGAGCCCTCTCCTTCTGCAGATGAATCCGGTTCACAAGAAGATCCCGGTTCTCATCCACAACGGCAAACCGGTCTGTGAGTCACTCATCATTGTGCAGTACATTGATGAGGTTTGGAAGGATCAAGCTGCTTCTTTGCTTCCCCTTGATCCTTACGACCGAGCTCGGGCCAGGTTCTGGGCTGACTTGATTGATAAGAAG TTTCATGTTGCTGGGAGGAAGATATGGAGCATAAAAGGAGAAGAACATGAGGCAGCAAAGAAGGAATTTATTGAAATCCTGAAGCAGTTGGAAAGAGAGCTCGGAGACAAGCCGTACTTAGGGGGTGAGAGATTCGGCTTCTTGGACATTGCCCTTATCGGATTCTACAACTACTTTTATGTGTTTGAGAGCCGTGGAAACTTGAGCATGGAGGCAGAGTGCCCTAAGATTGTTGCATGGGCCAACAGGTGCTTGCTGAGGGAGAGCGCGTCAAAATCTGTTGCTGACCCCAAAAAAGTGTGA
- the LOC137730034 gene encoding probable glutathione S-transferase parC isoform X1: MAGKVVVLGFWTSMFGERSRIALEEKGVKYVYRQEDLSNKSPLLLQMNPVHKKIPVLIHNGKPVCESLIIVQYIDEVWKDQAASLLPLDPYDRARARFWADLIDKKFHVAGRKIWSIKGEEHEAAKKEFIEILKQLERELGDKPYLGGERFGFLDIALIGFYNYFYVFESRGNLSMEAECPKIVAWANRCLLRESASKSVADPKKVHECIIQIPKI; encoded by the exons ATGGCGGGCAAGGTTGTAGTTTTGGGATTCTGGACCAGCATGTTTGGGGAGAGGTCCAGAATAGCCCTGGAAGAGa AAGGTGTCAAGTATGTGTACAGACAGGAGGACTTGTCGAACAAGAGCCCTCTCCTTCTGCAGATGAATCCGGTTCACAAGAAGATCCCGGTTCTCATCCACAACGGCAAACCGGTCTGTGAGTCACTCATCATTGTGCAGTACATTGATGAGGTTTGGAAGGATCAAGCTGCTTCTTTGCTTCCCCTTGATCCTTACGACCGAGCTCGGGCCAGGTTCTGGGCTGACTTGATTGATAAGAAG TTTCATGTTGCTGGGAGGAAGATATGGAGCATAAAAGGAGAAGAACATGAGGCAGCAAAGAAGGAATTTATTGAAATCCTGAAGCAGTTGGAAAGAGAGCTCGGAGACAAGCCGTACTTAGGGGGTGAGAGATTCGGCTTCTTGGACATTGCCCTTATCGGATTCTACAACTACTTTTATGTGTTTGAGAGCCGTGGAAACTTGAGCATGGAGGCAGAGTGCCCTAAGATTGTTGCATGGGCCAACAGGTGCTTGCTGAGGGAGAGCGCGTCAAAATCTGTTGCTGACCCCAAAAAAGT